Proteins encoded in a region of the Vicia villosa cultivar HV-30 ecotype Madison, WI unplaced genomic scaffold, Vvil1.0 ctg.001800F_1_1, whole genome shotgun sequence genome:
- the LOC131636643 gene encoding uncharacterized protein LOC131636643 has product MNMNMCSNSGGTNACGCCGGGAGGGGNGNGGNNGVSIWNSGGMRKQQQQKRPRIPKRGPGVAELEKILKEQETGDVTTTQRGNNEGFSISSSCFIPHPTQLTQPTQSQPTLRPNSDNMHSLIPSSQKFDLTVSPAARSMYANSNVHPLGWNNGVGSMEHELFRRRNLNSTSNLNEVADGSPSESEDSSSSESNHANCSYPAMVSRRNNVDPSPKMNEIHGNGGNQNGVLSIGLPNYSVESPSVQNSHYNYSSRSNDEQMMAGRLKRSYSSSLDNSLIPPSNFQVLPSFSRHNRPQPSSSNGISSYNPTNECYRDAKWGSTLELSNKIFNSENVGSSHTNFPPFVLPEVPPPRPSMHLFQSNHSKVNKFPCQVIEDKVENSNEEDHKPFFNFLEVKNQEDVTDITNGSNNGGLEEGRGGIDLTLKL; this is encoded by the exons atgaatatgaatatgtgtaGCAATAGTGGCGGTACTAATGCATGTGGATGCTGTGGTGGTGGCGCTGGTGGCGGAGGTAATGGCAACGGCGGTAATAATGGTGTTTCGATATGGAACTCCGGTGGTATGAGGAAACAGCAACAGCAAAAGCGTCCGAGGATTCCGAAAAGAGGTCCCGGCGTTGCTGAGCTTGAGAAGATCTTAAAGGAACAAGAAACTGGTGATGTAACAACAACTCAGAGAGGGAATAATGAAGGGTTTTCGATATCGTCGTCGTGTTTTATTCCACATCCGACGCAATTGACGCAACCGACGCAATCGCAGCCAACGTTACGGCCGAATTCCGATAATATGCATTCTCTTATACCGTCGTCGCAGAAATTCGATCTAACAGTGTCACCAGCAGCTAGATCTATGTATGCTAACAGTAATGTGCATCCATTGGGATGGAACAATGGAGTTGGATCTATGGAACATGAACTGTTTCGTCGTCGGAATCTTAATTCTACGTCGAATCTTAATGAAGTTGCTGACGGAAGCCCGTCTGAATCTGAAGACTCTTCGTCTAGTGAATCTAATCATGCTAATTGTTCTTATCCTGCAATGGTATCAAGGAGGAACAATGTTGATCCATCACCTAAG ATGAATGAAATTCATGGAAATGGTGGCAATCAGAATGGAGTACTGTCAATTGGATTGCCCAATTATTCTGTGGAGTCCCCTTCAGTCCAAAATTCACATTACAACTACTCATCTAGGTCAAATGATGAACAAATG ATGGCTGGCCGCTTAAAGCGATCTTATTCTTCATCTTTGGATAATTCTCTGATTCCGCCTTCAAATTTTCAAGTTCTTCCGAGTTTCTCACGCCACAATAGACCCCAACCGTCATCATCAAACGGGATTAGTAGTTACAATCCCACCAATGAGTGTTACCG AGATGCAAAATGGGGTAGCACTTTGGAGCTCAGTAATAAGATTTTCAACTCTGAAAATGTTGGCTCTAGTCATACAAATTTCCCCCCATTTGTTCTTCCTGAAGTTCCTCCACCTCGACCTTCGATGCACTTGTTTCAAAGTAATCATTCCAAAGTAAACAAGTTTCCTTGCCAAGTCATTGAA gaTAAAGTAGAgaattcaaatgaagaagatcataAACCTTTCTTTAACTTCTTAGAAGTGAAGAACCAAGAAGATGTGACAGATATAACAAATGGATCAAATAATGGAGGACTTGAAGAAGGAAGAGGTGGCATTGATCTTACATTGAAGCTCTAA